Proteins from a genomic interval of Helicobacter pylori Shi112:
- the hcpC gene encoding Sel1-like repeat protein HcpC, whose protein sequence is MLENFKKSLFRVLCLGALCLGGLMAEQDPKELVGLGAKSYKEQNFTQAKKYFEKACDLKENSGCFNLGVLYYQGQGVEKNLKKAASFYAKACDLDYSNGCHLLGNLYYSGQGVSQNTNKALQYYSKACDLKYAEGCASLGGIYHDGKVVTRDFKKAVEYFTKACDLNDGDGCTILGSLYDAGRGAPKDLKKALASYDKACGLKDSQGCFNAGNMYHHGDGVAKNFKEALDRYSKACEMQNGGGCFNLGAMQYNGEGVTRNEKQAIENFKKGCKLGAKGACDLLKQLKIKA, encoded by the coding sequence ATGTTGGAAAATTTCAAAAAATCCCTTTTTAGGGTTTTGTGTTTGGGTGCGTTGTGTTTAGGGGGGCTAATGGCAGAGCAAGACCCTAAAGAGCTTGTAGGTTTGGGGGCAAAGAGCTACAAAGAGCAAAATTTCACTCAAGCTAAGAAATATTTTGAAAAAGCTTGCGATTTGAAAGAAAATAGCGGGTGTTTTAATTTAGGGGTGCTTTATTATCAAGGCCAAGGGGTGGAAAAGAACTTGAAAAAAGCCGCTTCATTTTACGCTAAAGCTTGCGATTTAGATTACAGCAATGGGTGTCATTTGCTAGGGAATTTATATTACAGCGGGCAAGGCGTGTCCCAAAACACCAATAAAGCCCTACAATACTATTCTAAAGCGTGCGATTTGAAATACGCTGAAGGGTGCGCGAGCTTAGGGGGGATTTATCATGATGGTAAAGTGGTAACTAGGGATTTTAAAAAAGCGGTGGAATATTTTACTAAAGCTTGCGATTTAAACGATGGCGACGGTTGCACAATACTAGGGAGCTTGTATGATGCAGGCAGAGGCGCACCTAAAGATTTGAAAAAAGCGCTCGCTTCGTATGACAAAGCTTGCGGGTTAAAAGACAGCCAGGGGTGCTTTAACGCAGGGAATATGTATCATCATGGCGATGGCGTGGCGAAGAATTTTAAAGAGGCACTCGATCGTTATTCTAAAGCATGCGAGATGCAAAACGGCGGAGGGTGTTTCAATTTAGGGGCCATGCAATACAATGGCGAAGGCGTAACAAGGAATGAAAAGCAAGCCATAGAAAACTTTAAAAAAGGCTGTAAATTAGGCGCTAAAGGGGCATGCGATCTTCTCAAGCAGCTTAAGATCAAAGCTTAA
- a CDS encoding bifunctional 4-hydroxy-2-oxoglutarate aldolase/2-dehydro-3-deoxy-phosphogluconate aldolase, which produces MQDKIIEVLQISPIVPVVVIEDIKDAVSLAQSLVEGGIQIIEVTLRSSCALEAIELIAKNVPKMRVGAGTILNPTQLEQAQNRGAEFLISPGLTIELLEHAKKKDMPLIPGVSSSSEVMQALELGYSALKFFPAEYCGGVKLLNAFNGPFKGVKFCPTGGISADNMRSYLNLENVLCVGGSWLTPKNLIQNKEWDKITEICKRSLALR; this is translated from the coding sequence ATGCAAGATAAAATAATAGAGGTTTTACAAATTAGCCCCATTGTCCCTGTGGTAGTGATTGAGGATATAAAAGACGCTGTGTCTTTAGCGCAAAGCCTAGTAGAGGGGGGTATTCAAATCATAGAAGTTACTTTGCGCTCCAGTTGCGCTTTAGAGGCCATAGAGCTTATCGCTAAGAATGTGCCAAAAATGCGCGTGGGCGCTGGCACGATTTTAAATCCCACCCAATTAGAGCAAGCTCAAAATAGGGGGGCAGAGTTTTTGATTAGCCCGGGTCTTACGATAGAGCTTTTAGAACACGCAAAGAAAAAAGACATGCCCCTAATACCCGGGGTTTCTAGCAGTAGTGAAGTCATGCAAGCCTTAGAATTGGGCTATAGCGCTTTAAAATTTTTCCCGGCAGAGTATTGCGGGGGCGTTAAGCTTTTAAACGCTTTTAATGGCCCTTTTAAAGGGGTGAAATTTTGCCCCACTGGGGGGATTAGCGCAGATAACATGCGTTCTTATTTAAATTTAGAAAATGTTTTGTGCGTGGGAGGGAGCTGGCTTACCCCTAAAAATTTGATCCAAAACAAAGAGTGGGATAAAATCACAGAAATTTGTAAGCGATCGTTAGCTTTAAGATAA
- the edd gene encoding phosphogluconate dehydratase, with amino-acid sequence MPKHSLEQIKEKITERSKKTRELYLENIFNPKNQPKIESLGCANIAHVTASMPEHLKMPLGSHKRKHFAIITAYNDMLSAHQPFKNYPDWIKKELQEHNAYASVASGVPAMCDGITQGYDGMELSLFSRDVIALSTAVGLSHNVFDGAFFLGVCDKIVPGLLIGALSFGNLASVFVPSGPMVSGIENYKKAKARQDFAMAKINREELLKVEMQSYHDVGTCTFYGTANSNQMMMEFMGLHVANSSFINPNNPLRKVLVEESAKRLASGKVLPLAKLIDEKSILNALIGLMATGGSTNHTLHLIAIARSCGVILNWDDFDAVSNLIPLLAKVYPNGSADVNAFEACGGLAFVIKELLKEGLLFEDVHTIMDTKTQKGMQNYTKTPFLENDQLVYKDAVNHSLNTDILRPVSEPFAANGGLKILKGNLGRAVIKISAIKDEHRKVKARAIVFKTQSEFLERFKNKELERDFVAVLPFQGPKSNGMPELHKLTTNLGALQDMGYKVALVTDGRMSGASGKVPSAIHLSPEGALNGAIIKIKDGDLIELDAPNNALNVLEKDFDNRGINPLFLETLENLEKPSFGLGRELFTSLRLNVNTAEEGGMSFGIKA; translated from the coding sequence ATGCCTAAGCATTCTTTAGAACAAATCAAAGAAAAAATTACAGAGCGTAGCAAAAAAACCAGAGAGCTTTATTTAGAAAATATCTTTAACCCTAAAAACCAGCCCAAGATTGAGAGCTTGGGTTGCGCGAATATTGCGCATGTTACAGCGAGCATGCCAGAGCATTTGAAAATGCCTTTAGGTTCGCATAAAAGAAAGCATTTTGCGATTATCACGGCTTATAATGACATGCTTTCAGCCCACCAACCTTTTAAAAATTACCCTGATTGGATTAAAAAAGAATTGCAAGAGCATAACGCTTATGCGAGCGTCGCTAGTGGGGTGCCAGCGATGTGTGATGGTATCACGCAAGGTTATGATGGCATGGAATTGAGCTTATTCAGCAGAGATGTGATCGCCTTAAGCACCGCCGTGGGGTTAAGCCATAATGTTTTTGACGGGGCGTTTTTTTTGGGCGTGTGCGATAAAATCGTGCCAGGCTTGCTCATAGGAGCGTTAAGCTTTGGGAATTTAGCGAGCGTGTTTGTGCCAAGCGGGCCTATGGTGAGCGGGATAGAAAATTATAAAAAAGCCAAAGCGCGCCAGGATTTTGCAATGGCAAAGATCAACAGAGAAGAGCTTTTAAAAGTGGAAATGCAAAGCTATCATGATGTGGGCACTTGCACTTTTTATGGCACGGCCAATTCTAATCAAATGATGATGGAGTTTATGGGGTTGCATGTGGCTAATTCTAGCTTTATCAACCCTAACAACCCCTTACGGAAGGTTTTAGTAGAAGAGAGCGCGAAAAGATTAGCGAGCGGGAAAGTCCTGCCTTTAGCCAAACTCATTGATGAAAAAAGCATTCTTAACGCTCTTATAGGCTTAATGGCAACCGGAGGTTCTACTAACCACACTTTGCATTTGATCGCTATCGCTAGATCTTGTGGGGTGATTCTCAATTGGGACGATTTTGACGCCGTCTCTAATCTCATACCCCTTTTAGCTAAAGTCTATCCTAACGGATCAGCGGATGTGAATGCTTTTGAAGCGTGTGGGGGCTTAGCGTTTGTGATCAAAGAATTGCTAAAAGAGGGGCTTTTATTTGAAGATGTGCATACCATTATGGATACAAAAACGCAAAAAGGCATGCAAAATTACACCAAAACCCCCTTTTTAGAAAACGACCAATTGGTGTATAAAGACGCTGTCAATCATAGCTTGAATACGGACATTTTACGCCCTGTTAGCGAGCCTTTTGCCGCTAATGGGGGGCTTAAAATCTTAAAGGGTAATTTAGGGCGGGCCGTGATTAAAATCTCAGCCATTAAAGATGAGCACAGGAAAGTCAAAGCCAGAGCGATTGTTTTTAAAACCCAAAGCGAATTTTTAGAACGCTTTAAAAATAAAGAATTAGAAAGGGACTTTGTGGCTGTTTTGCCTTTCCAAGGGCCTAAGTCTAACGGCATGCCAGAATTGCACAAACTCACCACGAATTTAGGGGCTTTGCAGGATATGGGCTATAAGGTCGCGCTGGTTACGGATGGGCGCATGAGCGGGGCGAGCGGGAAAGTGCCTAGTGCGATCCATTTAAGCCCTGAGGGAGCGTTAAACGGGGCGATCATTAAGATTAAAGATGGCGATTTGATAGAATTAGACGCTCCTAATAACGCTTTGAATGTGCTTGAAAAGGATTTTGACAATAGAGGCATCAACCCCTTGTTTTTAGAAACCTTAGAAAATTTAGAAAAGCCGAGTTTTGGGTTGGGTAGGGAATTATTTACGAGTTTGAGATTGAATGTCAATACGGCTGAAGAGGGTGGCATGAGTTTTGGCATAAAGGCATAA
- a CDS encoding glucose-6-phosphate dehydrogenase, translated as MLDFDLVLFGATGDLAMRKLFVSLYEIYTHYGFKKDSKIIASGRKELSNEEFLALLCEKTQLHSRKKGREFLAHISYFCVRLDNPKDFEGLSKIATKNKPLIFYFSISPSFFATTAQHLAKNALNHANARLILEKPLGHDLKTCKEIFQSISAFFKEEQIFRIDHYLGKKGVQNILELRLNNPILNILWDQISAVEICVYETLGVEERGEFYDKIGALRDMVQNHLLQVLSLIATDLPNDLKDLRKEKIKVLKTLQPPKDFKKQVIRAQYQGYRDENKVHKESQTETFIAIKAFLDTPKFKGVPFYLKHAKKMPHNQASVKIHFNAVNTLEFFLSQDKITLTLQDHQNPLILETHHKQEFLQPYAKLLYDAIQNNHNNFAHQLELEASWVFIDTLIEGFMNNATPLHSYESHNLNESEFLKPLYQ; from the coding sequence ATGTTAGATTTTGATTTGGTTCTTTTTGGCGCGACTGGGGATTTAGCCATGCGAAAGCTCTTTGTTTCGCTCTATGAAATTTATACCCATTATGGTTTTAAAAAAGATTCTAAGATTATCGCATCTGGGCGTAAGGAGCTATCCAATGAAGAATTTTTAGCGCTCCTTTGCGAAAAGACGCAACTGCATTCAAGAAAAAAGGGTAGGGAATTTTTAGCCCATATCAGTTATTTTTGCGTTCGTTTGGATAACCCTAAAGACTTTGAAGGATTGAGTAAAATCGCTACAAAAAATAAACCCTTGATTTTCTACTTTTCTATCTCCCCTAGTTTTTTTGCAACGACCGCTCAACATCTCGCCAAAAACGCGCTCAATCACGCCAATGCGCGCTTGATTTTAGAAAAGCCTTTAGGGCATGATTTAAAGACTTGTAAGGAGATTTTCCAAAGCATTAGCGCTTTTTTTAAAGAAGAACAGATCTTTAGAATCGATCATTATTTAGGGAAAAAGGGCGTTCAAAATATCCTTGAATTGCGCTTGAATAACCCTATCTTAAACATTTTATGGGATCAAATCAGCGCGGTTGAAATCTGCGTGTATGAGACTTTAGGGGTGGAAGAAAGAGGCGAATTTTACGATAAAATCGGGGCTTTAAGGGATATGGTTCAAAACCATCTCTTGCAAGTTTTATCCCTTATCGCTACAGATTTACCCAACGATTTAAAGGATTTGAGGAAAGAAAAAATCAAAGTTTTAAAAACCTTACAACCCCCAAAAGATTTTAAAAAACAAGTGATTCGGGCCCAATATCAAGGCTATAGAGATGAAAATAAGGTCCATAAAGAGAGCCAGACAGAAACTTTTATCGCTATTAAAGCCTTTTTGGATACGCCTAAATTTAAAGGCGTGCCTTTCTACCTTAAACACGCTAAAAAAATGCCCCACAACCAAGCGAGCGTGAAAATCCATTTTAATGCAGTCAATACGCTAGAATTTTTCCTCTCTCAAGATAAAATCACTCTCACCCTACAAGATCATCAAAACCCCCTTATTTTAGAAACCCACCACAAACAAGAATTTTTGCAGCCCTACGCTAAATTGCTCTATGATGCGATACAAAATAACCACAATAATTTCGCCCACCAGTTGGAATTGGAAGCGTCATGGGTTTTTATTGACACGCTCATAGAAGGTTTTATGAATAACGCCACGCCCTTACATTCCTATGAAAGCCACAATCTAAACGAATCCGAATTTTTAAAACCACTCTATCAATGA
- the pgl gene encoding 6-phosphogluconolactonase: MGYQLFEFENLKDCHKALTERFKEFFNTALKKHHQVSIAFSGGRSPIGLLQKLSVLDLKWHACLVSLVDERIIDTNHDDSNTKLLHDYLLQNNALKASFIPLLPEKISNDTNALFNFANQHFKQPHLAILGMGTDGHTASLFPETSAFLNEEKENIVLVKPANAPYERLSMSINALENCEKLFLSISGAQKRGVLENALKENAPYSLPIARILHSQKVTTEVFYAKN, from the coding sequence ATGGGTTATCAATTGTTTGAATTTGAAAATTTGAAAGATTGCCACAAGGCTTTAACAGAGCGTTTTAAAGAATTTTTTAACACCGCCTTAAAAAAGCACCATCAAGTTTCTATCGCTTTTTCTGGAGGCCGTTCGCCCATTGGTTTGTTGCAAAAATTGAGCGTTTTAGATCTCAAATGGCATGCGTGTTTAGTCAGTTTGGTGGATGAGCGCATTATAGACACAAATCATGATGATAGCAACACCAAATTATTGCACGACTACTTGTTGCAAAATAACGCCTTAAAAGCTTCTTTCATCCCGCTTTTGCCTGAAAAGATTTCTAACGATACAAACGCGCTTTTTAATTTTGCTAACCAGCATTTCAAACAGCCCCATTTAGCCATTTTGGGCATGGGGACTGACGGGCATACGGCTAGCCTTTTTCCTGAAACGAGCGCTTTTTTAAACGAAGAAAAAGAAAATATCGTCTTAGTTAAGCCAGCTAACGCTCCTTATGAGCGCTTGAGCATGTCTATTAACGCCTTAGAAAATTGCGAAAAACTTTTTTTAAGCATTAGCGGAGCGCAAAAAAGGGGAGTTTTAGAAAACGCTTTAAAAGAAAACGCTCCCTATTCTCTGCCGATTGCTCGGATTTTACATTCTCAAAAAGTTACCACGGAGGTGTTTTATGCCAAAAACTGA
- a CDS encoding glucokinase: protein MPKTETYPRLLADIGGTNARFGLEVAPRQIECIEVLPCKDFESLSDAVRFYLSKCKESLKLHPIYGSFAVATPIMGDFVQMTNNHWTFSIETTRQCLDLKKLLVINDFVAQAYAISAMQENDLAQIGGIKCEINAPKAILGPGTGLGVSTLIQNSDGSLKVLPGEGGHVSFAPFDDLEILVWQYARSKFNHVSAERFLSGSGLVLIYEALSKRKGLEKMAKLSKAELTPQIISERALNGDYPICRLTLDTFCSMLGTLAADVALTLGARGGVYLCGGIIPRFIDYFKTSPFRARFETKGRMGAFLASIPVHVVLKKTPGLDGAGIALENYLLHDKI, encoded by the coding sequence ATGCCAAAAACTGAAACTTACCCAAGACTATTAGCCGATATTGGTGGCACGAACGCGCGCTTTGGTTTAGAAGTCGCCCCACGACAGATTGAATGCATTGAAGTCTTGCCATGCAAAGATTTTGAAAGCTTGAGCGATGCGGTGCGATTTTATCTTTCTAAATGCAAAGAAAGCCTTAAACTGCACCCTATTTATGGCTCTTTTGCGGTGGCTACGCCCATTATGGGGGATTTTGTCCAAATGACTAACAACCATTGGACTTTTTCTATTGAAACGACACGGCAATGTTTGGATTTAAAAAAATTGCTTGTCATCAACGATTTTGTCGCGCAAGCCTATGCCATTAGCGCGATGCAAGAAAACGATCTGGCTCAAATAGGCGGGATTAAATGTGAAATCAACGCTCCTAAAGCGATTTTAGGGCCAGGAACTGGGCTTGGGGTAAGCACTCTTATCCAAAACAGCGATGGCTCTTTAAAAGTCTTGCCCGGTGAAGGGGGGCATGTGAGCTTCGCCCCTTTTGATGATTTAGAAATTTTAGTGTGGCAATACGCCCGCTCTAAATTCAATCATGTGAGCGCGGAAAGGTTTTTGAGCGGGAGCGGTTTGGTGTTGATTTATGAAGCCCTGTCTAAGCGCAAAGGCTTAGAAAAAATGGCGAAGTTAAGCAAGGCTGAATTAACCCCACAAATCATTAGCGAACGCGCTTTGAATGGGGATTACCCTATATGCCGATTGACTTTGGATACTTTTTGCTCCATGCTAGGCACGCTCGCTGCTGATGTGGCTCTCACTTTGGGGGCTAGAGGGGGCGTGTATTTGTGTGGGGGGATTATCCCGCGATTCATTGATTATTTTAAAACTTCGCCCTTTAGAGCGCGTTTTGAAACGAAAGGGCGCATGGGAGCGTTTCTCGCTTCTATCCCTGTGCATGTCGTGCTGAAAAAAACTCCGGGACTTGATGGGGCGGGCATTGCATTAGAGAATTATTTACTGCATGATAAGATATAG
- a CDS encoding NAD(P)-dependent alcohol dehydrogenase, with the protein MRVQSKGFAIFSKDGHFKPHDFSRHAVGPKDVLIDILYAGICHSDIHSAYSEWKEGIYPMIPGHEIAGVIKEVGKEVKKFKIGDAVGVGCFVNSCKACKPCKEHQEQFCAKTVFTYDCLDYFHDNEPHMGGYSNNIVVDENYVISVDKNAPLEKVAPLLCAGITTYSPLKFSKVTKGTKVGVAGFGGLGSMAVKYAVAMGAEVSVFARNEHKKQNALSMGVKHFYTDPKQCKEELDFIISTIPTHYDLKDYLKLLTYNGDLALVGLPPAEVAPVLSVFDFIFLGNRKVYGSLIGGIKETQEMMDFSVKHNIYPEIDLILGKDIDTAYHNLTHGKAKFRYVIDMKKSFD; encoded by the coding sequence ATGAGAGTTCAATCTAAAGGTTTTGCTATTTTTTCTAAAGACGGGCATTTCAAACCCCATGATTTTAGCCGCCATGCTGTAGGCCCTAAAGATGTGTTGATTGACATTCTTTATGCAGGGATTTGCCATAGCGATATTCATAGCGCTTATAGCGAATGGAAAGAAGGCATTTATCCTATGATTCCTGGGCATGAAATTGCTGGGGTCATCAAAGAAGTGGGTAAGGAAGTTAAGAAATTTAAAATTGGCGATGCGGTGGGCGTGGGCTGTTTTGTCAATTCATGCAAAGCGTGTAAGCCTTGTAAAGAACACCAAGAGCAATTTTGCGCCAAAACGGTATTCACTTACGATTGTTTGGATTATTTCCATGACAACGAACCCCACATGGGCGGATACTCTAACAATATTGTCGTGGATGAAAACTATGTGATTAGCGTGGATAAAAACGCTCCTTTAGAAAAAGTAGCCCCCTTGCTTTGCGCGGGCATCACCACTTATTCGCCCTTAAAATTTTCTAAGGTTACTAAAGGCACAAAAGTTGGCGTCGCTGGGTTTGGTGGGCTAGGAAGCATGGCGGTTAAATACGCTGTGGCTATGGGGGCTGAAGTGAGCGTTTTTGCAAGAAATGAACACAAAAAACAAAACGCTTTAAGCATGGGGGTTAAACATTTCTACACTGACCCTAAACAATGCAAAGAAGAATTGGATTTTATCATTTCAACCATTCCTACCCATTATGATTTAAAAGACTACCTCAAGCTCTTAACTTATAATGGCGATCTAGCCCTTGTGGGGCTCCCCCCTGCAGAAGTCGCTCCAGTGCTTAGCGTTTTTGATTTTATCTTTTTAGGCAATCGCAAGGTTTATGGCTCATTGATTGGGGGCATTAAAGAAACCCAAGAGATGATGGATTTTTCTGTCAAACACAATATTTACCCTGAAATAGATTTGATTTTAGGCAAGGATATTGACACCGCCTATCATAACCTAACCCATGGGAAAGCGAAATTCCGCTATGTGATTGATATGAAAAAATCGTTTGATTAA
- a CDS encoding glycosyltransferase, whose protein sequence is MTSDSSHSLKEQDFHIPIAFAFDKNYLIPAGTCIYSLLESIAKANKKIRYTLYALAVGLNGEDKAKLHQIAEPFKEFAALEVKDIEPFLDTIPNPFDEDFTKRFSKMVLVKYFLADLFPKYSKMVWSDVDVIFCNEFSADFLNIKEDDENYFYGVYDKIYPYEGFFYCNLTYQRKNQFCKKILETMRTQKIDKEPQLTEFCRSKIAPLKIEYCIFPHYYRLSEEHLRGVVNAIYHNTIKQALREPIVIQYDSHPYFQIKPWTYPFGLKADLWLNALAKTPFMSDWSYLITGGGEISSEKWHYYHSIIAYHYYFPLWKTEEQIAHDAFKTFLNHYSLHIHETPKNARRRLFKYCILIPLKSLISKTLKILGLHGIVKKILLKLLKKSQSQSL, encoded by the coding sequence ATGACTTCAGATTCAAGCCATTCTCTTAAAGAACAAGATTTTCATATCCCTATCGCTTTTGCTTTTGATAAGAATTACCTCATTCCTGCGGGCACATGCATTTATTCCTTGCTAGAAAGCATCGCTAAAGCCAATAAAAAAATTCGTTACACCCTATACGCTTTAGCGGTAGGCTTGAATGGAGAAGATAAAGCAAAGCTCCACCAAATCGCAGAGCCTTTTAAAGAATTTGCTGCTTTAGAAGTGAAAGACATTGAACCTTTTTTAGACACTATCCCTAACCCTTTTGATGAGGATTTCACCAAGCGTTTTTCTAAAATGGTGTTAGTGAAGTATTTTTTGGCGGATTTGTTCCCCAAATATTCCAAAATGGTGTGGAGCGATGTGGATGTCATCTTTTGCAATGAATTTAGCGCTGATTTCTTAAACATTAAAGAAGATGATGAGAATTATTTTTATGGGGTTTATGACAAAATATACCCATATGAAGGCTTTTTTTATTGCAACTTAACTTACCAGCGAAAAAATCAATTTTGTAAAAAAATATTAGAAACCATGCGCACACAAAAAATAGATAAAGAACCGCAATTAACAGAATTTTGTCGATCAAAGATCGCACCATTAAAAATAGAGTATTGCATTTTCCCACACTATTATCGTCTTTCTGAAGAGCATTTAAGGGGTGTGGTCAATGCAATTTATCATAACACCATTAAACAAGCCTTAAGAGAACCTATCGTTATACAATACGACTCTCATCCTTATTTTCAAATAAAACCTTGGACATATCCTTTTGGTTTAAAAGCGGATTTGTGGCTGAACGCTTTGGCTAAAACCCCATTTATGAGCGATTGGTCTTATTTGATTACAGGAGGTGGGGAGATAAGCAGCGAAAAATGGCACTACTACCATAGCATTATCGCTTACCATTACTACTTCCCTTTATGGAAGACTGAAGAGCAGATCGCCCATGACGCTTTTAAGACATTTTTAAATCATTATTCTTTACATATTCATGAGACTCCCAAAAACGCAAGGCGAAGACTATTTAAATACTGCATTCTCATACCGCTTAAGAGTCTTATTAGTAAAACCCTTAAAATCCTAGGGCTTCATGGGATTGTTAAAAAAATCCTACTCAAGCTCTTAAAAAAGAGCCAGAGCCAAAGCCTTTAA
- a CDS encoding glycosyltransferase family 8 protein: protein MTSDSSHSLKEQDFHIPIAFAFDKNYLIPAGTCIYSLLESIAKANKKIRYTLYALAVGLNGEDKAKLHQIAEPFKEFAALEVKDIEPFLDTIPNPFDEDFTKRFSKMVLVKYFLADLFPKYSKMVWSDVDVIFCNEFSADFLNIKEDDENYFYGVLEVEKHHMMEGFLFCNLDYQRKKNFTLRMHDLLKGNETTEELDFTKWCWPNMQALGIEYCIFPFYYTIKDFSNAYLNENYKKTILEALKNPTIIHYDAWWGAVKPWDYPFGLKADLWLNALAKTPFMSDYTKKMHTNESFYTTKMAQQHYFSSTAPSKEILFKAPYLFFKSYLLVVFKERKIHSRVFGLTCGLVKKFFNKLIYFGFFMPKALAKRVVSKILRVLGLHGIVKKILLKLLKKS, encoded by the coding sequence ATGACTTCAGATTCAAGCCATTCTCTTAAAGAACAAGATTTTCATATCCCTATCGCTTTTGCTTTTGATAAGAATTACCTCATTCCTGCGGGCACATGCATTTATTCCTTGCTAGAAAGCATCGCTAAAGCCAATAAAAAAATTCGTTACACCCTATACGCTTTAGCGGTAGGCTTGAATGGAGAAGATAAAGCAAAGCTCCACCAAATCGCAGAGCCTTTTAAAGAATTTGCTGCTTTAGAAGTGAAAGACATTGAACCTTTTTTAGACACTATCCCTAACCCTTTTGATGAGGATTTCACCAAGCGTTTTTCTAAAATGGTGTTAGTGAAGTATTTTTTGGCGGATTTGTTCCCCAAATATTCCAAAATGGTGTGGAGCGATGTGGATGTCATCTTTTGCAATGAATTTAGCGCTGATTTCTTAAACATTAAAGAAGATGATGAGAATTATTTTTATGGGGTTTTAGAAGTTGAAAAGCACCACATGATGGAAGGGTTTTTGTTCTGTAATTTAGATTACCAGCGCAAGAAAAATTTCACCTTAAGAATGCATGATCTTTTAAAGGGGAATGAGACTACAGAGGAGTTGGATTTTACGAAATGGTGTTGGCCTAACATGCAAGCTTTAGGGATTGAGTATTGCATTTTCCCTTTCTATTACACCATTAAAGATTTTTCTAACGCGTATTTAAACGAGAATTACAAGAAAACCATTTTAGAGGCGCTCAAAAACCCTACCATTATCCACTATGACGCTTGGTGGGGGGCGGTGAAGCCTTGGGATTACCCTTTTGGTTTAAAAGCGGATTTGTGGCTGAACGCTTTGGCTAAAACCCCATTTATGAGCGATTACACTAAAAAAATGCACACCAATGAGAGCTTTTACACCACAAAAATGGCTCAACAACATTATTTTTCTTCAACAGCGCCTTCAAAAGAAATTCTTTTTAAGGCTCCGTATTTGTTTTTCAAATCGTATTTGCTTGTTGTGTTTAAAGAAAGGAAAATCCATTCAAGAGTTTTTGGATTAACTTGTGGTTTGGTGAAAAAATTTTTCAATAAGCTTATTTACTTTGGGTTTTTTATGCCTAAAGCGTTAGCTAAAAGGGTGGTTAGTAAGATCCTTAGAGTTTTAGGGCTTCATGGGATTGTTAAAAAAATCCTACTCAAGCTCTTAAAAAAGAGCTAG
- a CDS encoding outer membrane protein, whose product MNGTNKTMVKILMGMALLSSLQATEAELDEKSKKPKLADRNTFYLGVGYQLSAINTSFSTESVDKSYFMTGNGFGVVLGGKFVAKTQAVEHVGFRYGLFYDQTFSSHKSYISTYGLEFSGLWDAFNSQKMFLGLEFGLGIAGATYMPGGAMHGVIAQNLGKENSLFQLLVKVGFRFGFFHNEITFGLKFPFIPNKRTEIVDGLSATTLWHRLPVAYFNYIYNF is encoded by the coding sequence ATGAATGGAACAAATAAAACAATGGTTAAAATATTGATGGGCATGGCGTTATTATCATCGCTTCAAGCCACAGAGGCAGAGCTTGATGAAAAATCAAAAAAACCTAAATTAGCGGACAGGAACACATTTTATTTAGGGGTTGGGTATCAACTTAGCGCAATCAACACATCTTTTAGCACCGAGTCTGTAGATAAATCGTATTTTATGACCGGCAATGGCTTTGGTGTGGTGTTAGGGGGGAAATTTGTGGCTAAAACGCAAGCTGTAGAGCATGTGGGTTTTCGTTACGGGTTGTTTTATGATCAGACCTTTTCTTCTCACAAATCCTATATTTCTACCTATGGTTTAGAATTTAGCGGTTTGTGGGACGCTTTCAATTCGCAAAAGATGTTTTTAGGGTTAGAGTTTGGCTTAGGCATCGCCGGGGCGACTTACATGCCAGGAGGGGCTATGCATGGGGTTATCGCTCAAAATTTAGGCAAAGAAAATTCGCTTTTCCAATTGCTTGTGAAAGTGGGTTTTCGTTTTGGCTTTTTCCACAATGAAATCACTTTTGGGTTGAAATTCCCTTTCATTCCTAACAAAAGAACTGAAATCGTTGATGGCTTGAGCGCGACTACTTTATGGCACCGCTTACCGGTCGCCTATTTCAATTATATCTATAATTTTTAG